In Rattus rattus isolate New Zealand chromosome 9, Rrattus_CSIRO_v1, whole genome shotgun sequence, a genomic segment contains:
- the LOC116908790 gene encoding 40S ribosomal protein S10-like isoform X2, with protein sequence MLMPKKNRIAIYELLFKEGVMVAKKDVHMAKHPELADKNVPNLHVMKAMQSLKSRGYVKEQFAWRHFYWYLTNEGIQYLRDYLHLPPEIVPATLSHSRPETSRPRPKGPEGGRPARFTRREADRDTYRRSAVPQRGLRSWTWSATSVKSEIIMY encoded by the exons ATGTTGATGCCTAAGAAGAACCGGATCGCCATCTATGAACTCCTTTTTAAGGAAGGGGTTATGGTTGCCAAAAAAGATGTCCACATGGCCAAACACCCCGAGCTGGCAGACAAGAACGTGCCCAACCTTCACGTCATGAAGGCCATGCAGTCTCTCAAGTCTCGAGGCTACGTGAAGGAGCAGTTTGCTTGGAGACATTTCTACTGGTACCTCACGAATGAGGGCATCCAGTATCTCCGGGATTACCTGCACCTACCTCCGGAGATCGTGCCCGCCACCCTGAGCCACAGCCGTCCCGAGACTAGCAGGCCTCGGCCCAAAGGTCCAGAGGGTGGGCGGCCTGCAAGATTCACaagaagagaggcagacagagacacctACAGAAGGAGCGCTGTGCCCC AGAGGGGGCTTCGGTCATGGACGTGGTCGGCCACCTCAGTGAAGTCGGAGATTATAATGTAttga
- the LOC116908790 gene encoding 40S ribosomal protein S10-like isoform X1: protein MLMPKKNRIAIYELLFKEGVMVAKKDVHMAKHPELADKNVPNLHVMKAMQSLKSRGYVKEQFAWRHFYWYLTNEGIQYLRDYLHLPPEIVPATLSHSRPETSRPRPKGPEGGRPARFTRREADRDTYRRSAVPPGADKKAEAGAGSATEFQFRGGFGHGRGRPPQ, encoded by the coding sequence ATGTTGATGCCTAAGAAGAACCGGATCGCCATCTATGAACTCCTTTTTAAGGAAGGGGTTATGGTTGCCAAAAAAGATGTCCACATGGCCAAACACCCCGAGCTGGCAGACAAGAACGTGCCCAACCTTCACGTCATGAAGGCCATGCAGTCTCTCAAGTCTCGAGGCTACGTGAAGGAGCAGTTTGCTTGGAGACATTTCTACTGGTACCTCACGAATGAGGGCATCCAGTATCTCCGGGATTACCTGCACCTACCTCCGGAGATCGTGCCCGCCACCCTGAGCCACAGCCGTCCCGAGACTAGCAGGCCTCGGCCCAAAGGTCCAGAGGGTGGGCGGCCTGCAAGATTCACaagaagagaggcagacagagacacctACAGAAGGAGCGCTGTGCCCCCTGGAGCTGACAAgaaagctgaggctggggctggctcaGCAACGGAATTCCAGTTTAGAGGGGGCTTCGGTCATGGACGTGGTCGGCCACCTCAGTGA